A segment of the Panicum hallii strain FIL2 chromosome 1, PHallii_v3.1, whole genome shotgun sequence genome:
AACACCCTGGATGAGCCCACAGCATCGGCATGGTCCCATGGAAAGTTGCTTGGGCCGGAGATAGCACGTACAAGACTCATCACAAAAGCAAGGAAGAACAGGAGGACAAACTCTTTGCCTTACAATATGACATGGCTGTTGACGCTCGTTACGGCTCAATTTTGACCGTCAATTTGATCAAAAAATTGGGAGAACTAGCATTTCTTGCACGCATATTTATCTAGAATAATATGATTTCCACATATCCCTTGAAAAATAGTGCTATGCAGAGATTTGAGCAAAAATGCAGGGAAAACACACCCTTGAATCTAAGGCAAAAGCTATCGACCAATCAGAACGCACTGTTTAgcctcacatggatcaaagggcTCACCAGGACATGCAACCGCCCTAGAATAGCACCAAGTTGTGCACCATTGGCCTGAGGGCCATCTGTCAGCCACCTAGCCAAAGATCAGGCCGGTTGGAGCCAGGCTTGGGTCAGCTGAACCAGGTGATTTGGCTGAACCAGGACCAGCTCCACCGACTTAGTTCTTCAACGTGGTACCTCTCTATTGGTCCCTAACGTCGGTTCTCCAAGGCTTCAGCTATTTGCATGGCCAGAACACCCGTGGACacacctataaatatgaggggagggggggAGGGTTAGAATTAAGACACACCTCAAATTGCTCTCTCTCAAGTTCCTCTCTTGCTTATACCATAGGTTAATGGAGTTTAGGCTGAAGTAGCTCTCTTCGGGTTCCCGAGGTTGCCTAGGAGTTTTCGGTATGGGTTTAtctcttcctctcctttgtAATTCTCGGATATCTTTAATAGAGTTACATAGTTTATATACTGCGGTGTCAGACATGTATGCTATGATTAGTTTGTATTCATACCTTATGCCTTGCATGATAAGAAGAGTAAATCTAGTGCCACGGCAACGGTTGTGGTATTTGTATGTTAGCTCTAGTGTGATGTCTGTCCATCCGGAGGGTGGGGGCTCCGCGCGGGATGCTAGAGTATCTCGCTCATTAGCATAGACGTGGTGTCCGAGCTAGTCAGTGTTGCCGGATGCGGTCTTATCCCATGGTTTGATGAGGTAGGCAGCAGGTGGCGACAGCCCTGTCCGTCCAGCGTAACCCTCCCGTTCGGGTAGTGGCTGTAGGAGGTCTATAAAGTAGACGAGTTATCTGGTGGCTCCCCTGACAGTCATATGCGGTTCTCCCAGTAGTGCCTGGGAGCCTAAAGCTAAGGataatcatgtgtatgtgtatgagtGTATAGTACAAGTTGTATATCTAGATAGAAGTACATAAGTCCCGAgtagctttcttcttcctttctccctgcCTATGCCTTTTCTTGAGTTTGAGCTTGAGTAACTTGTGTGTCATACTACCTGATTATCAATATATATCTTACCCCTGTTTATGCAATCGAATACTCAACCAAGATTTGATCATAAACTTACTTATTCAATAACCGCCGCCTTTCCAGAAATATATATACGACACCCGAGATTACTCATGGGTAAAATACTACAATGGTATTCTGTGCGCTTGAGGATTTATCTGTGACGTAAGAAATACTACACGGTGTTTCAGGCACCATTGCTAGGAATTAACGATCCTAGTGATGATGCTAACAAATGCCAACAATGGCTAGAAAAGTGCAACAGCTACAACATGAGATGGACGCAAGGGTCCAACAGGCAGTGGCGCTTGCTCTCATTCAGCAGCAGGGCACTGGGGCGCAGCCGGATGTTGTGATTAGCCGGGCCTCTCAGCAACGTAGCAGTTGCACATCCACGGTGACCCTTGGTGATGAACTCCTAGAGAACATGCTAGCGGTTGACTCCTAAAGATACCTAGTGGATGATATCACCATGCAGACAGCATGTGAGCTACAtgtgaaaataaaaaatatcaCCGCTTTGGTAGCCCACGGGTTGGCCTTACTAGTGATTCCTGGTGGTACAAATCATGGAAGGTCTGTACCCCCTGGCTACTCCGTTGTCACCGTGGAGCAGATCATGGAAGCCGGCGGACAAAATGAAAAGCTCGAGATCGATTTCGTTGGAGGGGATAGAGAAAAGACGTTGGGAGAGGCACTCCATGGTGTCATTCTATGGTGCAAGGCCTACATCACACTTATTGGGAATATAGCGGCTCCTGTGGATCCTCCTTCTCTGCCAGGTGGGGATAATGATGACTGCGACTTTGGTGGTCCTTCATCTCCGCCACCACGGCCTCCCTCACCATCATCTCCACCAAGGGCTAGGAGTACTCTGACTCCTCCAGCACCGGCCAAAGGAAAAAAACAGACCTCATACCTCCCATCGACTGGAACCCCCAAGAAGCGGaaaactatcaaaaacaaaatAGGCCCTAAGAAGAAATTGGCTTACGAGATGACTGACGAGGAACTGGCGGAACATACACGCCAAGAGTTGAAAGATCATTTCAAACCTTGATCGCTAGAGAAGAGGGTGCCAGTTCATCCAATACAGGCACAAAAGTTCTACACATGCTTGAGCGACATCACCAAGAGAAAGGTAATACTACCCTCAGACTACGACCGCACGCTTATAAAGGCCCATTAGAAACAAAAGAAAAGTGGGAAGACCGTTCACTCAGCTAGGCGCAGAATAGAAAAACTTGGAGCCCCTCCGGGTGCAGACGGATAAAGAGAAACACACGACAGAATTTATGCAAACGAGATTTACCTATGCGCAGGCAACCGTGCAAACAGATGATATCCCAATCACCACCGTTGTTAGTCTTTCATACAAGCATGGAAAACCTTTTGTCACTGATGAGGAGGAGTTCAAACTAGAGACGCAGATGTTCAAATTCCATCAATGGTACCAGCAGCAATCGAAGGAAGGCCAGGTCATGTTTGGACTTAAGTATCACGACCATGATTTCTTCCGTGGGGATGATGAAATCCGGGTGGACTTTGAATGTGTGCATGCAATATACCGTCGTAATTCCCTCGACATCTCTATCGTCACCTGCTGGGTTTTGTAAGTAGTGAATAATCTCTAGATTAATACATTTTATTAACCAGCACTGTATTCTTTATGTACTAACTAATTTATATTGTATCGTGTAGTATGGAGCTTCAAAGATGCCGAAAAGAAGGATGGCAGCATCAGGTGGGCTACTACATGAAACCCGTCCTTATCAACGAGCATACTTTAAAGATGAAATATAAGGAAACATGTCAAAACATGTACAAAGCTCTAATGCAGCAACACTACAAAACCTACATATTAATACCCTACAACTTTGAGTAAGTCTTGATCGACTCATAACTCTTTTCTATTTCCAAATAAATGTTTAGtcgaatatatatatatttatatatatgctTGTATATTTATATGTGTAGCTTTCATTGGATTTTGCTCGTAATTTGCATGGAGTCTAGTAGAGTTATAGTGTTCGACTCGAAGAGGAAAACAAAGTTAGAAATTCAACACTTCTTAGACCTATTTAACAGGTAAGTTTAATTTGCAAAATAAAatccttttttatttttagatCAATTAAGCAtcaaacatatttttaagtgtAGGGTGTGGAAAAAAATTCTGAAAAAAACCAAGGCATGGGAGAATGGAAGGCTGAATTGGATGTTAGAATGGACTTTCTGGTATGTGGTGTCGCTACTGTTTTGCATATCTTATTTGGTGTTCATTTGTGTATAACTAATTTGTTTCTCTTATAGTGTTCGCGACAAGAAGAAGAAAATAATTGAAGTGGTACTATATATGTGATTACATGCACACTCTGACACATTTTGGGAGGGCTACACTGGAGGATCTAAGAGTACATACAAACCGTTCATAAATGCGTTCTAATTATGCTGACACGATGAATTAACATATTGAGCTTTATTTTTCAAAAATGATAGATGATGCGAATAAAAAAGGAAGTTGTCCATGTGGATAGGATCAAGGTCATGTCAGAGTAGCTCATAATATGCATTATCAACAAGATCCTAGATCCTGAAGGTGAGTTCTCCATGACGGTCATCCGGTTCATAAAAAATCAGCATCAACGTCATGAGGGCTTGTAATCAAGATAAAAAGGATTACTCGTTACACTAATTTCTAGTGCTTGTAATTGTGATATTtgtatatttgtaaatattaTTATGTCTAGAAATTTAATTACATGATTGTCAATGATATTTAGTTGTTTTCATATATTATTTTAACTCGATCGCGACTAAAGGTAGTGTATACCTTGTGTGCGCGTAGCACTTCTGCAAGAATAAAAAACAATAAACAAATGAAATAAAACTAAATTTAAAAAAGATGTTTAGACCAGAGACCAACCGGTGCTAAAGGGGGTGCCAGCTTGCGTCAGCGTAGCGGCCCCCTTAGTATCGGGTGGAAAGACCAGCCGATACTAAAGGCAACCTTAGACACCGATTCTTTTACCCGGTGACGAAGACCGTAACTTTTAGCCTCGGTCTCGTAGTATCGGTTCTAGAATCGATACCTAAATCCTTTTTCACTCCGTGCTGAAGGCACGTTTTTCAGTAGTGCACCTAAGGTGCCTATAACTCGTAAAAGGTGATAGATATTTTTGCTCATTACTTTTAACTTATATCAACAGTCATGGGTTAAGATCTTCACCCGTTACTTGTCAATAGCAACAGCTTAAGATCTTTGCCCGTCACTAATTTGTAATTTcaatataaaaatataaaaataaaaatagcacTACTAGAAAATATGCTATCGGTCCACCTTAAAAGCATTAGTACCGGGTTATCTTTCTACCAGTACTTTTTGAGCGTCTAGGGACTGGTGGTAATACCAATCAGTATTATAGGCTAGACATTAGTACCGGTTGGTGTTACCACCCGGTACTAAAGGTTCCACCCATGTTAGTACCGGGTGGTAACACCATCCGGTACCAATACTAATGGGTCATCCACAGGTTACTTCAAAAGGAAAACATCTCTATTCCTTTCACAAGTGTTGTGTAGGTGAGATTGTAAAGAGGTGTCACGCGAGGCAAGAGGTCACAAGTTCGAATTCTCGCACTGCACGCGTGCGTATTTCGCTCGAAAAAATTGCATGACTTGTGACCTACGAAGTGCGTGTGCACAGGCCTCTTCTCAGGTTTaatatttttttcaaaataTTTTAGTACCGGGTGGAACCTTCACCTAGTACTCAAAGATCCTTTTAGTAACGGGTGTTTTACCCGGTGACGAAGATCGAGACTTTCAATCTCGGCTTCGCAGTACCGGTTGGAGAATCGGGACTAAAGCTCGTTTCCAACCGGTACTGATAAGTGTTTTTCTAATAGTATTATTTTATTATGTGCATAGATATACACATCTTGCTGTAGCTTGGATCCCTAGAAATTTTGCTGATTCTAGTGCCTTTTCTACTGTTAAAACTATAGATCAAGATTCATCAATGCCATAAATGCAAAGGGTATGGGCATGTGTAGTTTTAGTAGTAGCAAATAAACTGATCAGCCTTGGATACTCCTTTGCTCATTGAATCTACAATCTTTTCTCTAGCTAGCTTGTTTACTGGAATTGCTGCAAGTGTGCTGGTTCTATTAGTTCCTGGTGTTCCTGCTTGCCAATTGTGAGTATAGTTAGTTTAATTACTGGCTGCGATTACTTGATCGAGGCAAATATAGATCGGTGCAGTTTTTTAATTTAGGGTTCTGCATATATCTGCATACACATTTCCGGAACAATTTCCGCTGCTTAATTCGTCAAGTTGAGAGAATTAATTGTTATTGTTCCTGTTGCTGGATAAATATTACAATGAAATGGATACTCTCAAAGCTATCGATAGGCATTGTGAGCTTTGCGATATGTTTATTTGATTAACCTCAATTTGATTTGCCATATATTTATTTAGTGCTTACCCTTTGGTTACTTTAGTTTGTTTCTATCACCCGTATGACCTTCATATATAAAAAAAACTGGACCTCCGGACCAAGGTAGTATTGTCTGCATCATTTCTTTACTAATAATGGAACGTCAATGCCGGCCTATAGTGTATACGTACTCATAGTTTATTTAGaattagaaaataaaaaaagtgTTGATCTGATGCTCACCACAGCATGAGAGCAGACGGCGCGGCGAGCTTCATGAAGCCGGCGATGCCGCGGAGCGCCTCGCGGGAGAACCCCTGCCAGGTGGTCTTGCAAGACGGCGACAGCCTGACGTAGAGCGCCAGGAAGAGCAGGTCTGCCAGGAAGGCGACGCCGTTGGCCAGCGCGGCGCCACGGCTGCCGAAGCCGAGCCTGTGCACGAGCAGCCAGCAGACGGCCGGGTGGCTCAGCGCCGCGGCGCCGGAGCTCAGCGTCACGGGTGCTACGGCGCTCTGCGTCAGCAGGAACCGGACGTGGCACTGCAGCGGCCCGTACACCAACAGCGCCGGGATCAGCCACCGGATGTAgctgcccgccgccgcggcgatcTCCGGGTCCTGGCCGCACCACGCGAGGATCTCGCCGGTGTAGGcccacaccgccgccgccgggaggCTGACCAGCGTGAGCACCACCATCGCGCGCTGCTTGTACACGCCGAGCAGGTGGTGCTGCCCGGCGCCGAAGGCTTGCCCGCACAGCGTGTCCAGGCTGCTCGCCATGCCAAACTGATCGATGATGACAAGGAGGCGCGCGTGCGCCCGCAGTCAGCGGCTACCTGGCATCGGCCAGCACGGCAGACTATGGAGTAATGGAGACGACACCGGCCGGGTTCAGTTTGATTACCGTACCAGCAAGCTGAAGCCGGTGACGTTGGCGAAGGAGGTTGCCATGgctgctccggcgagctcgagctcgccgagGTGGCCGACGAACATGACAGAGATCATCTGGACGACGTTCTGGAGGAGAAATCCGGCGACGAGCGGCCCCGCCAGGCGCAGCTGCTTCTTCACCTCGCTCAGCATCGAGCCTGCTTTGATCCGTCCCCTTGGCTCTCAGAGATTCCTCACCACTCGATCCGTGCCTGGCGACGGAGTTTACTGAAAATTTTAAGGATTATAAGCGACGAAGTACGACATGCATGTGGGGCTTGCTGTCACATGTCAGCAAAGTTTACATAGTCCTTAAATCAAGGAAGGTATGCGTCATGACGATGATCTCACCATTTTATGACCCAGCCACGCCAGCAATATACACACCATGTATTTTTTTTTCCCATCATCTCCCGCTCATCATTAGATCGAGCAGCAAGCAAGTAATCAATCTCCGCCGCCCATACCAGGTCTAGCTAGGAGTTTTGGAGACGCCAGGGGAAGGTGGAGCCATGCCATTCAGCAGCTATAGGATTCTCCAGCCCAACCTGTTAGAAGCAGGTTCATTTCTGTAGGTTCCAATTTGGTTAGATGTTTTTGAGTGTGCCCCAGCAGCCAGTCACATGTACAATAATGATGCTTTAATTTTCTAATGCCTGGAGGTTCATTTGTAT
Coding sequences within it:
- the LOC112891321 gene encoding protein DETOXIFICATION 16-like is translated as MLSEVKKQLRLAGPLVAGFLLQNVVQMISVMFVGHLGELELAGAAMATSFANVTGFSLLFGMASSLDTLCGQAFGAGQHHLLGVYKQRAMVVLTLVSLPAAAVWAYTGEILAWCGQDPEIAAAAGSYIRWLIPALLVYGPLQCHVRFLLTQSAVAPVTLSSGAAALSHPAVCWLLVHRLGFGSRGAALANGVAFLADLLFLALYVRLSPSCKTTWQGFSREALRGIAGFMKLAAPSALMLCVEGWSFELLLLLSGLLPHPKLETAVLSICFNISTFAFMVSSGFGVAISIRVSNELGAGRPHAAHLATRVVKLLAFCVGMFQGIMVVLLRNILGHAYSNNKEVTKYTHRMLPFVAASIILDCQQCALSGVVRGCGWQKRGAFINLAAYYLVGIPAAVIFAFVFHLRGMGLWFGLLCGLVVQTILLLSITLCMNWDKEALMAKDRVSSSTPPVPAEMSTLNKSMEV